The Arachis duranensis cultivar V14167 chromosome 2, aradu.V14167.gnm2.J7QH, whole genome shotgun sequence genome has a window encoding:
- the LOC107472993 gene encoding uncharacterized protein LOC107472993 codes for MADENSHAPSINQAEILAINEALRAENKKMADLLRQMGHDRSKGEHKNTENRDNDDEHTSKTKQAIPKTTKATTKKRTNPFSKEVMSFEMPQNFTLPSTLKPYNRIGDPNVHVTKFQAMMFMNKDSDQILCRTFPTFLDGAALIWFSNLSEGYISNFDELANQFVNHFAASKIYVHDSDYLSTIKQGPNESLKDYMTRFVKATNEIPNLNPEVHLHALKSGLRPWKFQESIVITKPKTLAEFREKATTQIDVEEFRVLRRADKPIPYKDEERRSRQSNNRSDTKMFRLTPKFDNYTPFNTKREDIIKDILHSKLIKPPNRAGTYQDQRHVDRSKYYAFHQKYGHTTDDCVIAKDVLEKLA; via the coding sequence ATGGCGGACGAGAACAGTCATGCTCCCTCCATCAACCAGGCGGAAATTTTGGCAATCAATGAAGCCCTCAGGGCCGAGAATAAGAAAATGGCCGATCTCCTAAGACAGATGGGGCATGATCGAAGCAAGGGCGAACACAAAAATACTGAGAACAGAGACAACGATGACGAGCATACCTCGAAAACCAAACAAGCCATTCCCAAAACCACCAAAGCAACCACCAAAAAGAGAACCAACCCATTTTCCAAAGAAGTCATGAGCTTCGAAATGCCCCAAAATTTCACCCTGCCGTCGACTTTAAAACCTTACAATAGAATAGGGGATCCAAACGTCCACGTCACGAAATTTCAGGCCATGATGTTCATGAATAAGGATTCCGATCAGATCTTATGCCGCACTTTCCCAACCTTCCTAGACGGAGCCGCCCTGATTTGGTTCTCCAACCTCTCTGAAGGCTACATCTCTAATTTCGATGAGCTGGCAAATCAATTCGTCAATCACTTCGCCGCATCCAAAATATACGTCCATGACTCTGATTACCTAAGCACCATTAAGCAGGGACCGAACGAGAGCCTAAAGGACTATATGACCAGGTTCGTTAAAGCAACCAATGAAATACCTAACTTAAACCCTGAGGTCCACCTCCATGCCCTCAAAAGCGGACTCCGGCCGTGGAAATTCCAAGAATCCATAGTTATTacaaaaccaaaaaccctagCCGAGTTTCGCGAGAAAGCAACTACCCAGATCGACGTGGAAGAATTCCGAGTATTACGTAGAGCAGATAAACCTATCCCATACAAAGATGAAGAAAGGCGAAGCAGACAATCAAACAACAGATCGGACACAAAAATGTTTCGATTAACACCCAAGTTCGACAACTACACCCCTTTCAACACAAAAAGGGAAGACATAATAAAAGACATATTACACTCAAAACTTATCAAACCCCCTAACAGGGCAGGTACATATCAGGACCAACGACATGTGGATAGGTCAAAATACTACGCTTTCCACCAGAAGTACGGCCACACCACGGACGATTGTGTCATAGCCAAAGACGTCCTCGAAAAGCTCGCATGA